The Pan troglodytes isolate AG18354 chromosome 15, NHGRI_mPanTro3-v2.0_pri, whole genome shotgun sequence genomic sequence CAATTGTTACTTTTGTTAAAGTATTTAACAATTGTTAAAATAacagttaagttacttggaaacatTTTGATCTATTCAAGACTTACTTTTCAACTTTTCAACTTTGATAGGTGGGTCCACAACATTTAACCTGGGGCTATATGGCATCACTAATGAAGTAATAACCTTGTTAGGACTCTACTCAATGTCTTGTGTGCTGGGAAGCCTTTCTACTCTGGCCCTATGTGATCTCCAGGATTGTTTTACTTGCTCCTTCCTGATATTCTTTGCATAGCCTCAAGTGGTTTTCTCCTATGCATGTGCCAATCAGTATTCGGCTAAAGACTCAAGATGAATCCTCCAGAGGCCTTAAGAGCTTTCTCTCCTCTAGTGtaattctttcttctctgctatTCTCTCCTCAACTCAGGGAGATTGCTGAACTCTGTCTGGGTACTCCCTCCCTGTGCAGTGGCAGGCAGTAAGCTGGGGCAACTGTAGAATTTATCTTATCTCCCTTCTCTCAGGGATCACTCCTCTGTGCTGCCTATtgtctaaaagttaaaaattatttcttcatatattctgccCAGTTTTTAATTTAAGGCAGGAGAGTTTAGTTGGCCCTTATTACTCCGTCATAGCCAAAATTGGAAGTATAGAATGCTGTATAAACTCTACAGGGACAAgcatctttgtatattttgttccCTGATTATTGCAAGTATCCAGACTACACCTGGCATAtttgatgctcagtaaatattcgtTGCATGAAATATCTGTCGAAGAAGATTATGTTTGAGAACTCCTTCAGCAATTACTATGAGTGTTGAATATGTGTCAGGAACTGATTATACGGTAGTAAATAACACAGGTGTGGTTCCTGCCTTTGTGGAGCCCAGAGCCTAAAGGGAAAGGCAAATATTAAATGGCAAATAAACAAACGATGTCCGTAATTATAAACTGTGACAGCAATTTATAATTTCTGTGAAAGAGAAGAATGTGAGAAAGTACTCTGAGAGAAAATAATCAGGAAAGTCACTGTGGATGAGGCGATCAGTGAAGGTTCTGCAAGGAGGTGGTATTTCTGCTGACTTCTGAAGGAAGACGATAAGCCAACCCATTGAGGAGATGAAGAGAACAATATTCTAGGATACTGAATATGTGACACTCTGAGGCAAAAAAGAACTTGGAGCTTTCAAAAAGTAAAGGAGATATTTGAGAGGGAAGAATGCTACAACATGAAATTGGAGAGAGGGGGAGGCCCAAAACATGCAATACCCACAGGCTGTTTTACAAAGTTTTGGTTTTCTACAAATTACAATGAGAAGTTATTGAAGGTTTTAAATAGGAGAATGATAGGAATccacttgtattttaaaaatatctttctagCTACAGTATGGAGCATACTACTCCTGCATAGTTATGAACACAGGAAGTCATTTAAAACTGagataattaaacatttttgtgctCTTGACTCATTTGTCTGTCTGCTCAAGCCTATGGTCTCCTTagaatcatgtttttaaattacaaaagaaaCTAATTATATTGACATGAGGGTCAttagaatatttttgtaaaacattttaaataatattctttaaaatatttaaaatatcaatttttaaaaatatatgtgatgtAGTTATACATAGGTACTCCTTTGTTAACTGATTATGTAAGATCTAATAGGTCTACAATCATAAGGTGGATGAACAGAAATGCAATGTTGAGGTGTCTGCAATGAATATAATGTGATTGAAAGTATCTGGTATCTATCAGTGGCCAAGTCACATGTACTGCTAGGGCTACTGCAGTGTGTTGTCTATATTTATAATGAGAGGAAATGTTAAATTTCCATTTGAGGTTAGTGAAAAATAGAgatgtaaattttttgtattatttgaagTTCACATACCACCCCCCGAATTCGATCTGTGGAACCCTGGGGTAATCCAAATTAATTGCCtttatttacaaagttattttaGTAATCACAAAGAGAGAAGACTGCAGTATGAACTGGGGTAGCTGCAATAGATATAACAGGAAGGGAGCCAAATTTGAGATATCTTTGGAGGAAGAATCAACAGGACAGAAAAGGGAGAGATTTTCTGGAGTTATTGGGGAAATCTTCATGGAAGAAGTAGGCATAGGAATGTAGAAAAAGCTGTGTGCAAAATGTTAGCAGGGGTTGTCAGAAAGCAGAAAGATCTGCTAGGCACACGATTGCTGTGACTCATTATAAGGCAAAGGACAAGGAAGACAGCCACAGGTTAGAAAGGAGGAATGTTCATGAAGATTAAGTCAGGGACATTGAGACTCACAACTCAGTAGCTCAGGAGCTGTGGGACCTGGGGCAAACACTTAATGAAGCCTCCACTTCACATATTTAAGATGAGAATGATAATAGCTTGTGACCCATAatgttgttgtaaggattaaataagataccGTATGTAAAGTGGTTAGCACAGTTCTGACACATAGCAAGGGCTGATAAATATTAGCAATTATTCTAATTACTGCTGGGATTCTGACACTGTTGGAGCATTGCCCACAGGAGATTGCAATCTTGTTGAGGAAACAAGATAAAacacataatatattttaagaaggAAACCATTCAGAATCAAATGTTCAAATATAAAGATATGAGCAGCTCTAAGTTATTAAATTTTCCTAGTATAGTACTTCCTGTatcataaaaagatttttaatattcatGCTACATAGTTGTATGTGAGTGTTGCAAACGGGTAGGGATGAACGGTGCTGCTTCTCTTCGTAACAAATGAGTTTTAGATATCACTGATTTACAGTCTCCACTGCCTAACAGCTAAGCTCCTGTTTGGTGTAACAATGACTATCGCTCAAACAAGAAGAAAGAACGAAGAAAAAAAGTGATCTCAATTCAGTCTGAAAGTCTGTCCTTTGTTTTCATGTGGGAGAGCTAAGACATAAACAGGCTGTTTCCTTTCATTTTGTCATAGAAGCATTTCATAAAGAATTTCAATTTCAACCTTTGGAACAAAGCCCACATTCGAGTAGtttatatgcagatggctgtggcTTAATGGCAACACATTCGAGTTCAAGTTCTTTTTCTGCTGTGTGCTTTGCTCTATGATATTGAACAACTTATATAATCTGCTGAGCCTcaatttttcatctataaaaagagGATAATAATTCTTACCTCAGGATTACTGTGAAGATCAAAAGAGGAAATTTAACTCAATGTCTGGaacaaaataagtataaaataaaaatatttttataagtactGTAATGTCTATTAAAAAGTGAGACTGATTTTTACATACATATCATGTATTGGGTTGACTAGTGTCCCCTAAAATTTATGCCCACCTGGAATcttagaatgtgaccttacttggaaatagggtATTTGTAGATGTAATCAAATTAAGAGgaatcatactggattagggtaaCTCTAACTGGTGAGatgggaaatttggacacacagagAGGAGAATGCCACATAAAGACACAGACACTCAGGAGAGAATTCCATGTGAAAAtagagacagagattggagtgatatgTCTATAAGCCAAGGGATACCACagattgccagcaaccaccaggCACTAGGAGAgaagcatggaacagattctcgctcagagcctccagaagggacCAACCatgctgatgccttgatttcaAACTGCTAGTCTCtaacagaataaatttctattgttttaagttaCCCAGTTTGTGATGACTTGTTCAAGACAGCCAGaggaaacaaatacacaaacCAATACCTATACCTCTTTGTGTCAATTAGGGTTGGCTAGATGTTGTGGTAGTAACAGAAGGTGCCCTACCCTTCATTCTTAGGGGTTTGCAATAGCACAGGCACACTTCTCACTCCTACCACATGTCAATCATAAATCAGCTGCCACTCCACACCATGTCACCTTCATCAGGGATGCTGGCAGATGGAGCAGCCTCTGTCCGGAATGTTGCTTCTATCTGTTCTGTGGCAAAGGGAACAGAGACCCCAAAAATTCAATGGTTTATGGGATGAGAAGAGGAAACTGATTTCTCTACCCAACCAGTAAATCATAAAGTTGAAGTAGCCTTAAGTaacaaaggccaggcacagtgacttacacctgtaatcccaggactccggaaggtgaggcgggaggatggcttgaggtcaggcgttcaagaccagcgtgggcaaaatagcaagaaaatttttgaaaaaccagctaggcatggtggcatgcacctgtagtcccagctactcgggaggctgaggcaggagtgacAAAGGTTTAATCAACTCAGCCCTGGGACAAGAAACAAATCAAGGGTATTGCCACTATGCCATTTGTTAAAACCTCTGCATCAATTAAGAGGGTTCCTCATAAATTATTTCAGTTGGACGAAGTGGTATAGAGGAAGGGACATGGCAAACTGTGCATTGGCTCCTAAAGTTTCTGCCCATAATTGATCCACATAAATTCTGCTCACATCTCTCTGGCCAGAGCAAGCTTATGTCACTGGGCAAGTCTGATGTCAACATGTGGGCATGTATGTCCCACTTGTAGGAAGGGGCAGTGACTATCTTTAGTAATAATATAATTCACCCAAATCTTAAATTAGATTATCCTTTCAGTAGTTACTTGAAAGGCGTTCATAGTAGTACAGTGGTGTTGCTTTCATGTGgaaatgtgttattttatgtaaaaaatttgACCCCAAATGGCATTCCCCAGGTTGATCATTTACCTAGTCCCCAGATGTAGCTATAGATGACTTTTAGTTTATTTCCTGAAACTAAATCCACCCTCTAATGTAGTAAAAATTTCCTCTGGTGAAGATGGTTGAAGGAAGGTACTACAGGGAACTTGTAACAAGCAGCTACAAATATGTTGTAAGAAATGACAGCATCGCCAGAATCAGTGACGGCCTCCCAGTGAAACATCACTAAAGGGCACAATGCTTGGTTAAAGTCACaggtataaattttaatatatatgaagtataaaaatatgttctatatagtgtgtgtatacatagatatatctCCTGATGCATCTGCTTAAAAAGGGAAATTGACATGGTTTTAGGCATCCCTAGCACAATTCCTGAAGCAGAGAGTCACGACTACAAAATGATAATAATGGCTAGCCTGTGTGGAAagcttgctatgtgccagacactaaatGATTTACAGGGATTTTTTCATTTAACCCTTGTTACCAGGGCTGGGACTAGGGTGGGGCAATGAGATATCGGAGCACAAAAGTGAaggagggccgggcacagtggctcacgtctgtaatcccagcactttcggaagccgagacaggtggatcacatgagtccaggagttcaagaccagcctggccaacgtggtgaaaccttgtctctaccaaaagtacaaaaaattagccaggcaccatggcacacacctgtagtcccagctactagggtggctgaggcaagataattgcttgaacccaggaggcagaggttgcagtgagccaagatcaagccactgcactccagcctgggcaacagagcgagactgcatctcaaaaaaaaaaaaaaaaaaaaaaaaatgaaggagacAGCCACCTGCGGGGCTATGGAAGTGCAGGGTTGACACCTGCATGCCCCTGCCAGCGAGTGCCTCCTTCTGTTCTGCACCCTAAGTGCCTCACTCACCTTAACCTAGTCCCAGACTTGCTGGCAACAATCCTGTGAGGTCAGTGTCATCCACTTTcttctttgcagatgaggaagcaggAGCTTTTAGAGGCTGAGTATCTTGCTTCATGGAGCAAGGATTTGATGCCAGGACATTGGGCTCTAAAGCCTTGGGCCTTGACTGACTGTACCAGACTCCAGTGTTGGTTGTTTTTGTCTCCCTTTCCAGGTGTCCAAGGCAGCTGCAGATTTGATGGCCTACTGTGAAGCACATGCCAAGGAAGACCCCCTCCTGACCCCTGTTCCGGCTTCAGAAAACCCGTTTAGGGAGAAGAAGTTTTTCTGTGCCATCCTTTAAGTCTTTGAGAGGGGCCTGAAGAGCCTCCGGGCTCCTGGGACATTGATGTAGAGTTTTTAGCAAAGTGGGCACCTTTCTAGTCCACGGCATTTGAAGAGAGCGAGGAGAACCATTCTGGAAACTCCAGGCTATGCATGTTTAAAGATCTGGTCCCCTTTATGAGAACGCAAGCCGATCCACATCCTGAGTTAAGAGATCTGATTCTGACGAACTGCCTGGAGGAggggaatatataaaaataaaattggtgtCACTTCTTTTCTGCTATCCCCCAGTCCCCCCCCAAAATCCTCATGTTTctgcttcatattttaaaaaataacaattaaaacagACAGCTGTACTGAGGTAAGATATGTGTGACCTTCTTGGAATGAATATTGTCTTTAGAATACCCTTTGATAAGCTGAGCTGTCCCGTGTAGATGCAATTCGGTTTAATGGCATTGATGTATAGTCActgtgcctttctttttctttcttccttctcctctacccctccttccacccctccCCATTAGAGTAGTGTGGAGATAAGGCTGGACTGGTCTATCAGATTGAACTCCAAGAATGATCAAACAAAATGTTTAGGGAGATGTTCCCCGTGGTGTATCCTCATGGTAACAACGACAAAAAATGCCGGCTGTCTGTGTTCTCTTTTCACTATTCCTAACATGTGTACATGATAGCTTTGATTCTGCAAGTAAAAGTAAATCCTGTGTTGTGACTGGTGCTTTCATATATTTGTGACAATTTTTGAGTAATATTGCATGAAAATGTCCCTATGTTACATCCATTCAGAAGTTTTGTTGTTTTACTCTAAAGctgggaaaggaaatgaaagggaaaagaccctggagaggaaagaaaatctcagtattttgaaaattaagattACTTCAGAGCCTTAGCCACACCTAAAATACCTCCTAGTTAATAGTGGTATAAATGCCTCTTCAATACGTTTTCCAGAATCCAAAGCATTTTGGTTTATCCAGGACCCAGGGCAGCACAGCTGTCACCAAGCAGGAGAGTTAAGCATTCACCATGAGCTGGGAAATGCTTTTCCCATGAGTATGAGCAAATTCCCTCTTTCCCTGAATCATGGATATTCTAgattaaaagaacattttttgtGCTCTTAACAAGAAAACCATGGCCCTCCTTTGTTCAAGTATCAGAAGAAATAAACCCACAGCTCCAGAGAAGGTGACCATTCTCAGAACTCCAGCTATTCACTCTCCAGGGAGAAGGACCTCAAATCGCCACTCTTTGGGCGGCAGGTGCGGTCCCCACGGCCGGCTCTACCAGGAAGAGTTCTGGCTCTTTTGTCCACTGAGATGGTCTTGGTTTTTCACTTAACaaattttttaatggaatctttgtttttgttctccATCTTGTTTGTTAGAGTCTCTCGGCCTTTATTTACAAATTCCTTGCAACTAGAGCGCTCCTTCCCCAAGATATGGTAGTGAGAGTAATTTTTCATTGTAGCTGTAGTCTCCATCAGTAACAGCAGGCCCTGGAAGCCTTGATCACCTTTTCCTGTGTCATTTTCAGTCAAAGAGGGCCTCTCTTACATCTTGTTTGCTTTCAAATCCCCAAATATCATCTCCATCTCCCAAttaattttattctctctttcctctctattcgctttctcctgtttttttttttttaaaaaaaaagcatgaaaaaggaagagaaaaagtttGATATGCCAAGGACAGATTTTGAAACAGACTTGGTAAATGTTTTCCTTAGCTCCTTCATGGGCATGCTggtgaaagaataaatacatCCAATTAAAGCTCATGCTGGGGTCGGGGAGAAGAGGATACTGAAACATTTGTGAAATGTATGAATGCACTTCTGTAACCAGATGCTTCTGTTCTTCTGTTCAAATTGTGGGGTTTTTGTTACAGTTAGGACGCCCATGAAGATTTAGGGGTGAAAAAAACAGCAGAGTATTTATTAAACTACAGCATTGTACAATTAGCTTAGTAACACTATGGAATAAGCTAAAACATATCACAGTTTTTACATGGGCCAAAACACGAATTGAGTATGTGGTCACATGAAAACAagcatgaatgaataaaacactCTTTGGTGGTGACTGAGGCATCATTAGAAGGCCCAGACGATTTCCACTATTcacagcatttccttttctcagaAGGACTctttatatttccatgtaaatctAGATCTTTGGAGCAATTAAGATGGAATTACAATTTCTAGGGAgcattttaaggaaaatgttttggctttttcataattttatgtcTTACAGTATGGAATTATAATACGAAAATCTTTATATGAATTTTGGCTTCTTGGTATTTGTACTTATTCAGGGGAAAAAGTCTTTCGATTACTTATGCCTCTAAAGAGTTTAATTTCTTGAGAAATTCAACAGTCATTTTCACCAGCATAATTTTATCTTAAGGAATAACTAATAGGAAAGGTCAGCTTAATTATTTAAGGCCCTAGtttctacatataatatattcGATAGTAATGAAAATCTGCCATGGAATTAACTAATAAGTAGTAACAATAAACTTCATATTTAGAATGCAAAGTCTATAAAGAACAATTTTACATGATCCTCAATATCAACTCCAGtttaaaaagtgttatttttaaaacatttgaaaccAAGTACTGTTTAATTTCAATcagaagatgcaaataaatacTTTGATCTATGTCTGATTTTGCTAATAATATTTGAAGGAGATTGCCTACCAAGgacaaaacaataaatttaaaaatcaaacgaTTTCTCCATACGCTCATAGTCACATATggaattttgagaaaataaagcaTGCTGTCTTTAGGAATTTTTatacttctttgtctttcttcctaAATATTTGCTTCTAGCTGCTCTTGGCAATGATGAATTGTTATGTATGCATTAATGTTTTGCAGCCCAAAAGTTGTTCACATTTTTCCTATATAAGATCTGTGGAGTGTGTGTTTCAAAGAGAGAACTACAGAAATGTTAAAGCAGGAAAACCTGAATGTGATGTGCACATTTTCATCCCACATGGACAATGTATGTGTTTTAATAAATGGAATTTTCGGATTCATTTCATATGCAGTCAATTTCATTGTGAAGGCCACTGATtctgtggccaatctgagaaggATCTGATGGTATGAATGGATGAGGAAATAGGAATCCATTGATTTTCTTTGGGATTTTGTTAATAGAGATGTCcgaaagaagaaaaaactcacTTGACACTCTAAAAGCATTTCTTACTAGGTCTGTACATCTTGGGTACGGCCTTTGGGGACAGAGAAAGGTGGGGGCTGTGAGGAGAGCCCAGGGCTCTGATAGGGTGGAGTATGCAGACAGAGGAGCTGTATTTACACTTTCACTTGCTGCAGGTATGCCACAGTGGGCTTTTTcccttatgaaaaataaaaactgaacaaCAGAAGTGCTGTTCTCTGTAGCTATCTGTGATTTAAAAGGAGTACAGGAGAAGCTAAGTCCTTAGAACTCTAGATGCAGCTGCTCCTTGGAGATCTTCTTAGTCAAGAAAGACTTCTGAATGTTCCTCAGATTATGCCAGTAACAGACCCTGTTagtaaagaaggaaatactgGATCTCCTGGGACTTGTGCCAGCAACAGCAGCATCTTTAAACCACGGATGAAGGGGGCCACTTGGAGTTTGCACACTAGTGCTCCACTGACATCAGTGTTTCTCAGActgtggtccatggaccacttGCTTCAGGAGTATTAATACCTGGAATGCCTCTTTACAAAGCGGATCCTGAGCTACCCACGAACTCAGAATCCCTGGCAGTGACTCAAGAACATGCATTCTGTTACATGCTATAGTCTGAGGACCACTACAGTATTTATGACAGCTAGCTTTTCATACTGCCAAAGGAAAGGCACAAACAACTCATAAATATTCTCGCTCTTCTTCCCACAGCCCCCAGAAGTGGCTGCCTAGGCATGAACATGTAACTGAAGGGTAAGAATCTAGCCAGCAACTAGACATGCTACACTGAGGAAGACGCTGCTGGGCTGTGACTCTGCTCCTGTTTTGTTGAGCCCCTGTGGGAGGACTGCCTCCAGTTCTCATTCTTTAATAAGCTGGTCACATTGTAGATGGCACTTAGAATGACAGAGGGAATTGGAGCTGGGTCAGCTCCAATCCACAAATTGCAAATAATTTGCCAAGGGAAATCCCTTTCCCTTCGGTTCTGCCCCaaatctacattttcttctatttagaaCCAGGAGACTCAGgcagaatttattttaatgaagaagGCCATGGGCTCCTGGGCCTTTCCTCAGCAAGAACTACTGCTGTTTCTCTCTGGAAGTCATAAGAAAAGCCAGGAGCCGGTTATTGCATCTCCACAATGAAGCAACAGAAAGACAGGGCCTGGGGAGCTCAGTCCACACTGTGCTCAAGCATTAGCATGCACTAGAGAACCAGAACTAGGCCCCAGCGCTCCCAtgcgaccttgggcaagtcctttGACCTCTCCTGCTTTAAAGTGGGTACAAGAATGCCTGATTCATTTATCTCACAAAAtggttaaaaacaaatgaaagaggaTGGGCACAgtgctcacgcttataatcccagcggtttggaaggctgaggcaggtggatcacttgaggtcagaagttcagcctggccaacatggtgaaaccctgtctctactaaaaatacaaaaattagccaagtgtgctggtgggcacctgtaatcccagctacttgggaggctaaggcgtgagaattgcttgaatcggggaagcagaggttgtagtgagccaagatcacgccactgcactccagcctgggtgacagagcgtgattccatctcaaaaaaaaaaaaaaaaaaaaaaagaaagaaaagaaaaatgaaagaggtaAAGGGGCATCACGAAGGCAGAGGTGGTAAAGAACCATTAGACACTACTTGACAGCAACCTTCGAAGAAAGGAAACTGCTAGATAGCTCCTGCTCACCTCTTAACTCACCTCCTTTCTCTCTAGCCCCCAAACGCCCTGGTTGAGACCCTCAGTGTCTCATGTCTGAATTCCCATCACACCAGCTGGTATGGCCATTCTGATGCTCATCTCCTCCCACTTTCACCCAGTTGACCCTGAGTATTCATTAGTCAGGACTTCCTtgattgcaagtgacagaaacctaATGCCCCAGAATAGGTCCCACTTCAAGCCCAGCTGGATCCAGATGCTTAGAGGATGTCATGGAATGTCCCGGTCATCCCTTGGCTAGGCTATTCTCTGTGCTGGTTTAATTCTCAAACTCTTGCCCCGCAGCATCAAGATGGTGTCAGCAGGCCCAGGTTTATATCTCAACAGTTTAGTGATCAAGGAAGAAAGATAACAACAGCTCTAGCAGAAGCCTCTGGCTATATCCCTGGAACCCTTCCTAAGACACTATTGGCTAGATCTGGTTCCTGTGCTCGCCCACCCCTGGACCTAGGGATAGAGGTAGAGTCACTGGGCCATGTGGGCAGAACAGTGGTTCTAAGGAAATTGAAGTCCTTTTGCTACAGGAGGCAGGATTGAAAGTTAAAGGCAAAAAACAACTGATGCCAACCACATCTTAACAGATTTATTGATGTTACCTCATCTTTCACCATGTTCAGAAACCCAAGGTTCTCTGGTTCATGGTGCTCTTTGTCAACCACATCACATCCAATCTCAACTACCTGGCTCTCAAGGCCCTTGAGAGGCCCCACTTGGTTAATCCCATCTTGCCTTCCAAACCCTCTTTTCCAGTTCATCCTATCTCCTTCAGTGTGCTGTGAGTTCATCCCACTTCCCTGTCTgctgctttttacattttttttagacagagtctcactctgttgcccaggttggagagcagtgacgtgatctcagctcactgcaacctccacttctcggattcaagtgattctcctgcatcagcctcccaagtagctgggattacaggcacccaccactatgcctggccagttCCCCCTTTTGCTTCTGATGTTACCCCCTCTGGAATGTCATTACACAACTCCTTGAGTAACTAAACTTGCTTTTCTGTCAAGGTTCAGCTTGAATTCCACGAGGTCTATGAATGACTTCAGGAAATATGaacctttctcctctctccactcCTGTTGCCCTTGCTGTCAGTATTGTTGAGTATTTGACTGTGTTTGAGGCGTTGTGCTAGGGTAGACGGCATGGAACCTGCCTTCTGGAGCTTGTGGTTTAATGGAGAAAATAGACAAGTGAATAGTCAGTTACCAAAGTGGTCAATTCTAGGACACGGAAGCTAAAGGGAGGGTAGAAGTGATGACCAGCCAGAGGAGGTGATGCTGGAGTTAATCATACTTAaatgagaatcttttttttttttttttttttgaggcagagtttcactcttgttgcccaggctggagtgcagtggcacaatctcagttcactgcaacctctgcctcccgggttcaagggattctcctgcctcagcctcctgagtagctgggattacaggtgcctgccaccacgcctggctaatttttgtatttttagtagagatagggtttcaccatgttggccaagctggtctcgaactcctgacctcaggtgatctgcccacctctgcctcccagaatgctgggattacagtcatgagccaccgcgtccgtcCAAGAATCTTGTCTCTAGGGTAGTGTAACCTTTAGGAAGTAGACAACAATAGGTGGATGGGCTTCTCTTTAATCTTTCCCTCATTGTAGGGCAGCTGAGAATGAAGCTCTCCCCTGCAAAGGGGTGGGCAATTGGCTCTGCACACAAAACAATGGGCCAAAGCTGAGTGGAGGTCgtcacctctccccctccaaccTCTACTGGCTCCATGTCTTCACAACATCATGGGGACATTGTCTTCAGCCAGCAGCCCTTTGGCCTGGGTGATACCACCATGCGCCAACCTGGAAGTCAGATCTCGTGGGCTTCAGGCCCAGGGGCTGCAGGAAATACATTGCTGGCTGCATCACCTTAATTTTAgccccaggggaaggggccctTCCACTATCTACTGGGAACACTATCTCTAATTGCCCTTCCCTGTGTGTGCATTTGGCGATTTACATTTAGATATAAATTAACTACaactttcaataaaattaaaaattcggTTCCTCAGCTGAACCAGCCATGTTTTAAGTGCCCAAAGCCACATGCAGCTAATGGCTATTGTCtttggacagcacagatatagAACAATTCCATCACCGTGGAAGGTTCTATTAGACAGCGCTGCTCTAGCATAATGGCAACCTTTTTTCCATCACAAACAACTGACAGAATATGCCTTCTCCTTGAGCCCAAATTTTGACAAAACATCAAAATGAGGGTGAGAAAGTAAAAGTAGTGTAATGACCCCTAATAATCACAACAATTGGCCATTGGTCATGGTAAATCATCATACAGGCTGTGGCATAGAAGAGATAGACTGCAGATTACATGTCATTCTTGGAACCCTCTAAGTCATATATTTACTCATCTCTCTCACTCATGAACATACAATGATAATAATCATAATGATCACAACAGCAGCCTCAACAATAAAGTGAACGCTTACTTAGTACTTACCTTTGAGCGAGGCACAATGCTAGACATTTTATAGACAGCACTTCATCTAATTTTCACACTAACTCTAGGACACAGTCATTATTTATCTCTTGTAGCAGATAGCTTTGCGCCTCA encodes the following:
- the GNG2 gene encoding guanine nucleotide-binding protein G(I)/G(S)/G(O) subunit gamma-2, coding for MASNNTASIAQARKLVEQLKMEANIDRIKVSKAAADLMAYCEAHAKEDPLLTPVPASENPFREKKFFCAIL